The genomic region ctgttgtggctggacgctgagggaaagatcctctctgctggacctacagagacagtcagaggtcctgatgacctctatactgtcagcagcagagtgactgtggagaagagacacagcaacaacatcacctgtagagtccaacagagcaACATCAACCAGACCAGAACCACAGAAATATACATTCTaggtaaaacattttcaccaaCTTCGTCATTCTAACTTTTAACAACTCCCTGCTTCTAGGGtcctgatgttttatttatgatttcAGATGAAGTATTCATGGCCTCGTCCTGTTCTGCTCTTCGTATCATCATGGTATTGATCCCATCTGTTGGCTTCTCgcttttttctgctcttttctgtgttttgagaaaactaaaggaaaacaaaatcagtaagttaaaaaataaattttaccTTCTTCTAAATGTCAGCAGCTATCATACTTCACAGTTTGTTATGCTAGTTTCCTAATGCTCAGCTTAGAGCTTTTCCCACCAAGGTGACTAAGGTTTAAGAAAACTTAATctcaattttgtttttaaatattcattgaATATCAGCTTATGTCTCCTATGTTATTCAATTTACTCTGGTCATGTGAAATTCAATATACAGATTATTACAGAAGCACAACAggttttcactttactttaagtCTCCTTCTACTGTTTATATACAGATAAGAAGATGCAGCAGGACATTGAAGCTGAAGTTGGAATAGGAGAACAGGATTTGGACGAGGGGAAACTCTGTGAaaaattacaagaaaaaaagaatgaaaagacaGGCTTGCTACATGCAGTTTCATTATTAATGGAACTGaagaaagaactggaagaaTCTAAAAATACAGAGATTTCACATGTAACAAAGGTACAGGGAGAAATTAGTTTGAAGTTAGAAGATAATGTGAGCAAATGTAAGAAATGTGACGCAAAACTCAGTCTAAGAGAACTAGAGATCAAAAAGGCTTATCAtcaaaaatatctaaaaaacaTTGAAGAACAACTGGTGACAATACATGCTAAGGTTGAAAAAATAaccaacattaaaaagaaagtaGATAACCAAATTGAACAAATCAATGAACAAGTGGACACGACAAAGAT from Anabas testudineus chromosome 18, fAnaTes1.2, whole genome shotgun sequence harbors:
- the LOC113168489 gene encoding butyrophilin subfamily 3 member A2-like isoform X1 gives rise to the protein MFHQWNRQPINSDHGTISSLIFYHTAAFFLLIHSCQGQSQIISPTKPTVALVGDDVLLPCHLEPAVDVGALTLEWARFDLNPRFVYLRRDDAELLINQHPSYIGRTSVSTDKLKHGDISLKLSKVKISDRGKYRCYVPDVGTSMVELIVGAVSFPVLIIAEIDKADSRVVLQCESKGWYPEPELLWLDAEGKILSAGPTETVRGPDDLYTVSSRVTVEKRHSNNITCRVQQSNINQTRTTEIYILDEVFMASSCSALRIIMVLIPSVGFSLFSALFCVLRKLKENKINKKMQQDIEAEVGIGEQDLDEGKLCEKLQEKKNEKTGLLHAVSLLMELKKELEESKNTEISHVTKVQGEISLKLEDNVSKCKKCDAKLSLRELEIKKAYHQKYLKNIEEQLVTIHAKVEKITNIKKKVDNQIEQINEQVDTTKMCVLF